A region from the Silene latifolia isolate original U9 population chromosome 7, ASM4854445v1, whole genome shotgun sequence genome encodes:
- the LOC141589994 gene encoding putative FCP1 homology domain-containing protein C1271.03c, with protein MFESPMPHVETDHIAKEASLDHKNVTPSGLPTSHPSNASILKYKRKLLVLDVNGLLGHVVSMDKVYKRPFCDDFLKFCIEKFNVMIWSSRKRHNLEKVLGHVMEKNIKKEVLLCWLRHQ; from the exons ATGTTTGAAAGTCCTATGCCGCACGTAGAAACAGATCACATAGCAAAAGAAGCTTCTTTGGATCATAAAAATGTTACCCCAAGCGGACTGCCAACATCACATCCCTCAAATGCTTCTATTTTGAAATATAAAAGAAAGCTTCTTGTCCTCGATGTGAATGGGTTGCTTGGACATGTTGTAAGTATGGATAAAG TGTACAAAAGGCCTTTTTGTGATGATTTTCTAAAGTTCTGCATTGAGAAGTTCAATGTTATGATTTGGTCATCAAGAAAAAG GCATAACTTAGAGAAAGTGCTTGGCCATGTCATGGAGAAAAATATCAAGAAAGAAGTGCTTCTTTGCTGGTTGAGACATCAATAA